Proteins from a genomic interval of Thunnus thynnus chromosome 5, fThuThy2.1, whole genome shotgun sequence:
- the setd6 gene encoding N-lysine methyltransferase setd6 isoform X2, translated as MATEAKRAKVDHSSDLSALQNFLQWCDRVGLVLSSKVYVSKEGTVAEYGMLAKDNIEEGEVLFTIPRSALLYQGTTKVSALLEQEKSSLESSSGWVPLLLALLYEYTSSQSHWRPYLSLWTDFRTLDHPMFWSKEERDRLLRGTGIPEAVDTDLSNIRREYTDVVLPFIARHPDFWNPGTHTLELYTQLVAFVMAYSFQEPQEEEDDEEDEEEEKATNPPMMVPMADMLNHVSNHNANLEFTPDSLKMVCVRPIRKGEEVFNTYGQMANWQLLHMYGFTEPYPSNSNDTADIPITTLHKVVTQGIQSDVDRQLLEEKWEMLCEMMEEKAAFVFGKHGCLTDTELHTVLKVLCMSNEEFSEFKDNEGWEEEEEDEEEAKISLSFSNEGLPGLKAPWKRLIHEAARLTVSSYGDGQERRMEGEGVDSDRVLIEDKAARAGLSSRQLNALQVRYGQKSILNRLMQLTES; from the exons ATGGCAACAGAAGCGAAACGAGCCAAG GTAGATCACAGCTCAGATCTCAGTGCCCTGCAGAACTTTCTACAGTGGTGCGACAGAGTGGGTCTGGTACTCAGCAGTAAG GTGTACGTGAGTAAAGAGGGAACAGTGGCAGAATATGGGATGCTGGCAAAGGACAACATAGAGGAAGGCGAGGTTTTATTCACCATTCCCAGATCAGCTCTTCTTTACCAAGGAACAACCAAGGTGTCGGCCCTGCTGGAGCAAG AGAAATCATCTCTGGAGAGCTCGTCAGGCTGGGTTCCTCTGCTGCTGGCTCTGCTGTACGAATACACATCCTCACAGTCCCACTGGAGACCCTACCTCTCTCTCTGGACGGACTTCAGGACACTGGATCACCCCATgttctg GTCTAAAGAGGAGCGAGACAGACTGTTGAGAGGAACAGGTATTCCAGAGGCGGTGGACACAGACTTATCTAACATCCGGAGAGAATACACAGACGTGGTCCTGCCCTTCATCGCCAGGCATCCTGACTTCTGGAACCCCGGCACACACACGCTGGAGCTGTACACGCAGCTGGTGGCCTTCGTCATGGCATACAG TTTCCAAGAGccacaggaagaggaggacgatgaagaggacgaggaagaggagaaggccACCAACCCACCGATGATGGTTCCCATGGCCGACATGCTCAACCATGTGTCCAATCACAATGCTAATCTGGAGTTCACACCG GACAGTTTGAAGATGGTGTGCGTGCGGCCCATTCGTAAAGGCGAGGAGGTATTTAACACCTACGGGCAGATGGCCAACTGGCAGCTGCTGCATATGTACGGCTTCACGGAGCCGTATCCAAGCAACAGCAACGACACTGCCGACATCCCCATCACCACCCTCCACAAAGTCGTCACTCAAG GTATTCAGTCTGATGTGGACcggcagctgctggaggagaagtGGGAGATGCTGTGTGAGATGATGGAGGAGAAAGCAGCTTTTGTGTTTGGCAAACATGGCTGCCTCACAGACACAGAGCTACACACTGTGCTCAAG GTGCTGTGCATGTCAAATGAGGAGTTCTCAGAGTTCAAAGATAATGAAGGatgggaggaagaagaagaggatgaggaagaggcgAAGATTTCCCTGTCTTTCTCTAACGAGGGACTCCCCGGATTAAAGGCTCCATGGAAGCGACTGATCCATGAAGCGGCCCGTCTGACTGTGAGCTCCTATGGAGACGGGcaggagaggaggatggagggagaaggTGTGGACAGCGACCGGGTTCTGATAGAGGACAAGGCAGCACGTGCAGGACtgagcagcaggcagctgaaTGCACTGCAGGTACGCTACGGACAGAAGAGCATCCTCAACAGACTGATGCAGCTCACGGAGTCATGA